From the genome of Thermococcus sp., one region includes:
- a CDS encoding adenylate kinase family protein, with product MIIAVTGTPGVGKTTVSKLLAEKLGYEYVNLRDYALEKGLGEMKGEELELDVDELAENFERDFKNKNVIVDSHLAHYMPADLVIVLRAHPKLIAERLKERGYSKAKVGENVEAELVDVILVEAIEENENVVEIDTTGKTPEEVLEEILDLRRRGVKKRVGLVDWSDAYDDILPYLRL from the coding sequence ATGATAATAGCGGTGACGGGCACTCCAGGAGTTGGAAAAACGACGGTTTCAAAGCTACTCGCGGAAAAGCTCGGCTACGAGTACGTGAACCTGAGGGATTACGCCCTTGAGAAGGGCCTCGGAGAGATGAAGGGGGAGGAGCTGGAGCTGGACGTTGATGAGCTGGCCGAGAACTTTGAGAGGGACTTTAAAAACAAGAACGTGATCGTTGATAGCCACCTCGCCCACTACATGCCCGCCGACCTCGTAATCGTCCTGAGGGCCCATCCCAAGCTGATAGCGGAGAGGCTGAAGGAGAGGGGATATTCAAAGGCAAAGGTAGGGGAAAACGTGGAAGCGGAGCTGGTCGATGTCATCCTTGTCGAGGCCATCGAAGAGAACGAGAACGTGGTTGAGATAGACACGACAGGAAAGACTCCGGAGGAAGTTCTTGAAGAGATACTCGACCTTCGTAGGAGAGGGGTTAAGAAAAGGGTCGGACTCGTTGACTGGAGCGACGCCTACGATGATATTTTACCTTACCTGCGCCTTTGA